The Primulina tabacum isolate GXHZ01 chromosome 10, ASM2559414v2, whole genome shotgun sequence region ttataaaattaattttcaaaaataatgcattttatattttaaaagtcccTCGTTTGCCTAAAACCGGATTCCTGGATAAAATCGTGCTCAtcttgtaaaataatttggactctatcatttttataaaaatttaatcattttaatcatattaagaagccttgaaatatttattttgttttggtcGTCCTCGGTTCCTTTCCCcaacctattatcgaatattcgaatAAAATCTTCAATTATCATGAAATCATGATATTTAATCATTAATCATGACATCAtaactttaataatataatatgcattatgcaagcatttaaaattaattatgcaAAGCAAATAAGCAATTTAAATCGTTTTGCATGCATATGGTTTACGTTGGTTTGttttggacgttacaaatcctcccccttaaataaaacttcgtcctcgaaattaagacttAACGAATAATTCGGATATTGACTGCTTATctctgcctcggtctcccaagtggcttctttctctgagtgattcagccacttggcTTTGACCATCTTTATCACCTTGTTCCACAACTTTCTCTCTTGTCTACCCAAGATTTGATTAGGCCTCTCCTCATATGACAAGTTTAGTGTGAGTTGcagtggctcaaagttcagtacatgtgaagggtttgacATGTGCTTGCGGAGCATCAATATGTGGAAGGAATTGTGAACTCCTGCGAGATTAGGTGGTAACGCCACTCGATATGCTAATGCTCCCACTCTTTCTAGTATCTCAAATGGTCaaatgaatcttggactaagtttgtCTTTCTTGTCAAATCTCATAAACCCTTCATACGTGCTATCTTTATaaacacgtgatcacctacggcaaactcgagatttCGTCTTTTTTTGTCTGCgtagctcttctgtcgactttgGGCAGTTTCCATTCTATCTCAGATTTTGGCGACCATTTCAGCGGTGTGCTGAACTATCTCGGGTTCCCACATAGCTCTCTTtctacctcgtcccaatggatAGGCGATCAACATTTTCTTCCGtagagtgcctcgtatggagccattcctatggatgactgataactgttattgtaagtgaacttcACTAGAGGTAGTTTCGATTCCCAACTCCCTTGGAAATCATTCATGTATGCTCGGAGCAGATCCTCTAAAATTTGTATGACTCTTTCAGACTGatcgtctgtctgaggatgaaatgcGGTATTGAATAGTAGTTTATTCCCCAATGctgcatgtagactcttccagaacgaTGAGGTGAAATGTGTGTCTCTGTCCGACACTATAGACATTTaaatcccatgcagtctgactatctctcgaatgtatagctccgcatactgcgtcattgAAAAATTCATCTTCACTGGTAGGAAGTGTGCTGATTTAGTAAGACGGttcactatcacccaaatggcattaagtCCTTTCACTATCTTCGGCAATCCCACCacgaaatccatagtaatattctcccactGTCACTCGGGAATGGGAGTGGTCGAAGCATTCCCGgaggtctttgatgctctgccttcacttgttgacatgttAAGCATTCAGTAACAAAGCGCATAAAGTCTCGTCTCATTCCTGGCCACCGATATAAAAGTtgcaagtccttgtacatcttggtacttccGGGATGGACAAAATAAGGGGTACTGTGAgcttaagtcatgatttcaacTTTAACTGAACCACCACTAGGGACCCATAGTCGACCTAAATACTTAACAATGCCATCCTCGACTGAATATAACATGCTGCCTTTTGCTTCATCTCGCTATCTCCATTTCTATAGTTGCTCATCATTAGACTGTTCGGCTCAAATTCTATCTCGTAGAGTAGAATGCACTTTCAATGTAGCGACATTGAAAGGCATCACTAGatactcataatgcccatatcgcATTCTGAAAGCCGtcttatgtatatatatttcctTAACTCTCAATTGGTGATATCCAGACCGTAAATCTATCTTCGAAAATATCGAaactccttgcaattgatcaaataaatcttcaattcgaggcaatggatacttattcttcactaTCACTCTATTTAGATCAGTATAgtcgatgcacaatctcatagTTCCATTcctctttttcataaataacacTAAcgtgccccatggagaaaagctagggAGGATAAATCCCTTGTCTAGTAGCTCTTGAATTTATCTTTTAATTTCTTCATTTCTGCAGGTGAGAGGCGATATCAAtccttagagattggcataGTACCGAGCATCAATTCAATAGCGAATTCCACCTCTCCATCGAGGGGGATGCCGGAAACATcgtcgggaaatacatccggaaAATCCTAAACTACCTCCACATCCTCAATAGTTCTACTGTCAGTGTCGAGTTCAGATATAATACTAGCGAGAAAACCTTGACAACCCCTTTGAATAATCTTCTTCGCATGCATGCATGAAATAATATGCGGCATTTGATTGTTTTGCGTCGCCTCAAAGATAAATGCTTTCCCATTTGGTTGTCTAATAGATATCGACCTCCGTCGAAAAATCAATAGTGGCCCCATTTAGTGTAAGCCAATCCATGCCCAAAATAATTTCGAACTCACACATAGGTAGTACTATAAGATCCAATCGTATAATATTCTTTTGCAATTTGAGTTCTACATCCTTAACCATGCTACTAGAAACCATATGTTCGCCAGAAGGCACTATAACTTTGAATCCCGACTCCACATCCACTGGTAAGATTCTCAATTTCTTCATGAAGGATTCAGATATGAATGAGTACGTAGCTCCAGAGTCGAGTAAAGCGTAAGTAGCTATTCCCGCTAGCAATATTCGTCCGCGTAATATTCATATTATTCTCGATTAAGGCCATAAAAATTAGGAATTTCATATCATCTGGCCCCCTCTAATTTCCCATATTTGCATTTCAGCCCCCCTTGAGCGTTCGTAAATTTCTAGTTAGACCTTTAAGTTTCAAAAATTGCCAAGTGaccccttaaattttcgaattttgcaATTACATCCtaggaaattttgaaatttctaAAGCTTTTGTcaacatttttcgaaaattgcagtCTAGCCCCTTAGGTTTTCGAGAAATACTAGTGGCCTCTTAAAATCCGAAATTAGCATTATAACCCTTGGAAATTTCAAGTTTTTTTGCCATTTTACACATTGAGATTTTGAAATTGCTAATTAGTCCTTTAATTTTCAATGTTCTACGATTCGATCCATATAATTTAGTGTTCGCAAGAATTCAATTCCTTAAACCCTAGAATTTGAACATGAAATTCTAAATCATCAAGTTCCATGCATCTCAATTCAATTCTAGCATCCATGTTTATTATTTCAAGATATAAGGCAGTTTTAAGTACTTAAATAATCGGATTACCTGTAATAAGTGTCATGTCTGGCTCCGCTTGCTCATCTTGCATCACGTAAGCCCTTCCAGTCGTGGGTTGCTTGAGCTTTCGGCAATTACCACCCTTAAGCCCCATTACTccgcacttgaagcacttgtaggtgccccacatgcactttcCATAATGATGGCGATCACACACATTGCACAGTGGCTTCTCAGTAGCCTTCGGGACGTTCCCTTTAGGTGGTTGTCCTTGTGGTTTTGGCTGTCCCGGCCGCTTCGGTGGCCGCGTATAAGGCTTTTTTTATGCTGACTAGCTTGCTGGCCGCGATTCCTGCATCTCTCAATAAATATCCTTCAGTGACTGCTCGGCTCGAAAAGCTTTGGCAACAGAAGTAGTATAATCAACATGATCAGTGAGCATCACATTGCGACGGATCGTGGGACTCAATCCATCAAGGAAGTATCATAATTTCTCTGCcgcatcattcgcaatcaagagaacaaaatgacagcccctatcaaacttctgcacaaaCTCGGAAACAGATAAATCcccctggcggagactcatgaactccctcttAAGCCTAGAACAGACGTCAGAAGTTAAATATTTATTGTAGCATACCCTCTTGAAATCCTCCCAAGTCAATGTCGCAAGGTTCACCCCTCGctccgctccctcccaccataaggagGCGTCGAACTTCAACAGATAGATGGTACAACGAACTCGGTCAGCGTCCGCCATATCCATGTAACGAAAAATAACCTCCAAAGAtcgaatccatccctcagcaaaGAATAGATTTTTAGCGCTTGAAAAATCCTCggggttcatcctcctaaaaCGCTCATAGACTGCCTCTGATCGTCCCTTCGCAGCTTATCCAACATGCTGCTCTTGCAACTGTGCCATGCCTGCTAGTACACGAGCACTGGCATCCTGATTAGGAGGAGGCTGTGGAATCTCCTATTCATGTCTAATCTCATTACCACTGCGAAGAACTCGTTtaggaggcatctctgtacAATTTGTCCCAACCATGTAACTAACATGcacttaatatttaaaatatcatgtacCTAGCCTCTATATCATGCATCATGAAacctttaaaagaattttagcatataaaatataaagcagtaaaaactcacatacttgaggcgtgacttcttgagttTCTCGGAGTGGCAGTAACACAACCTTTTGGAGATctttcgctctgataccaactgaaacgtcctccACTACTTTTTCACCTTAAAATCCTACAAGATTGTTTTAATAaacattattttgaaaattaattcttaaaatcacttaacattttcataaattaaaataatttaacatttaacatctcaagtgcataaaactACCTAAATCGTCCATTAACAAAATCCTACGTCGACCTTTAACAAGATCAACTAACATCAAAATAATGCaaaaaaatctctaataaatcattaataaaaaatcttttaaaattttgactatcatgctaatgcggaaaataaatgtccctcgggagtgtactgccggactcgatccactcaagcgtcagcgttTCCCTTAATAACATCATCACATGCAGCATTCGAAaatagtgaatctaaagactcagcacgttctaaacaggagtaacaagtaatacatatacaagcacatgcattcaaatcatacttttatttaaataacttgtaagcataaataaatcgtaaatcgtcAATCGTAAAACTTTCAATCATTTACCATTTTGGCTGATGTTTGattcttgaaagtgactagtttTTTATCCTCTTGTCGACCGATtggtcttagctcaccattgcgcatggggacaggcactaggcaccgacataaaatagaaatacgatcgtcgggctccttcAGGGGTTTTTCACGTATCTGGGCTCCCTCTAAGGCATTCTCCCTCATGATAttgtcaaaaatcatatataatatcatttttgtcatagtcaattcacatccttcaaaatatttttccttttcttttaattATAAATTGTCATGTTCTTTCCACATTCggaaaatagcattttaacagtaaaaattgcatatcattaccttaaatcataaaatctcatgtTTTCATCAaaaaacatcataaaatatcatttaacatgcgttatgacccTTCTGACGCTGCCAACCCTTTTCATACTAaccaagtgtaaaatgatcgtttttcccctggacgtaaaatttcttgattttgcctttttcttactttcattgacttTAGACCatctaaaataattatttaagcttaaatttaattttaatatttttatttaacgtaaATTCGTGAGTTTTCGATTTAATTTACTATTTACTAATTCGTGAAGCGTTAATTcatgaattaattcaaattttaatattttcttcccaaattttaaacatagacttttattACCTAAACAACCCTCGTGAACCAAGAATCCACCCTCTTAGACCATTACTCAaaccttttcttttttctaGCCCTAACTCGAACCTAAGCTAATTCAATCGGACCCTCATTCGTTTTTCTCGAACCACACTCGAGCCACCTCAATCCAAACCCTGACTAGACCACCTAAGGACCCTATTGACCAGCCCTGACTCATTTAATTAGCCCCTAGCCCACGCCACAAGTTCTAGAATGAGCCGCGGTCGAAGACTTCCGCGCTAGGACTCCTCACTTGACTAGGACTCTTCACTCGAGCCACCACCGTGCCCGAACCCTCCGGACCCTCAGTGGACCACCCTCGGACCTATCCTAGCCTAGCCCCAACCATGCCTTGACCCTCACGCAGCAGCCGACCGCGGCTTGCTTCCTATGCgcatgggaagagtccatgTCTTCCCATGCGATCATGGAATCTTCCCTATCAAGAAAACACCGATCCCAGCCCTACTAGGACCCTCCCAGACCTTGAACCATGACTTACACTAAGCCCCAGCCCAACCCTGGCCAAGTCCTCGACTCACAACCCTCCTAAACGAACCAACTTTGCAATCGGGTGACTAGCAAAACCCTAGGCGTGTCCTCCCTTAGGCGACTCGATTCGAGCCTTCGTTTCAGCCCTTAACGAATCTTTTCTCGTCCCTTAACATTTACTATTGACAGCGTGTCCTTAGGAATCATAGCGTTAAAGAAACAAGAGTAAAAacatcaaaactttaaaaataatcgttatatcattaaacccatcgaatgtaaatatttttcatgcaaaagaaatcaaaacatgcataatattgtttgaatgatgcgtcaaaaGATTTAGAAACGTGTCTTTGCATTTTAGAATGCTCGAGCGTGGGGTGCGAAGAAGAACGAACGAGTGACGGAGACTACTTGTTTCTCTTCCTCCAAGGTTTTGAATTTAGTGTGTGTGTTGAGTGTGAGTGATTGGCTGAATAGTTGGGTTTAGAAGCCTATGTTcttattttatagattttaatttgcttGATAATGGGCTTGGGTTTTGGGTTTTCAAGTTTAGGAGCAATTGGGCCTATATATCCTAgttaaattaggcccaataatacttatttaattgaaaaataaaagtttataaagcttagttttcaaaaataatacatttgacattttaaaagtccctcgtttgcccaaaaccggcttccgaGATAAAATCGTGCTTGTCTCGTAAAATAACTTGGActttatcatttttaatcatattaagaagccttgaaaatatttattaaaaaatatttattttgtcttggtcgtccagGTCTCCTTTCCCCATCCTATTATCAAATATTCGGATAAAGTCTTTAAttatcatgaaatcatgtcatttatttattaatcatgcagtcatacctttaatcatataatatgaatcatgcaagcatttaaaattaattatgcaaagcaattaagcaatttaaatcatttgcatgcatgtggtttacgttgGTTGGTTTTTTGTGAGGACCCGGGCGCTAACTCATTTTCTtaaatcatcattaggattaaatggatcaattaaataagcaaggtcgaatttttttttttaaatcgagCACCTCATAAACAAGTGTctaaaatattacaacaagttatgctccatcttattcaatttacaagatcaagttcaatatctacaacatgatcaaagatacaaaacttgttcaaaataaagtcataacaaactagtgtTTATCAACCACATTTCAAGTGTTGAACAACCAGTTTTACATCTAAGCCCAGATCAcaactctaatctcgatctttcatgatcttctcgaccctgatcctt contains the following coding sequences:
- the LOC142505015 gene encoding uncharacterized protein LOC142505015, with amino-acid sequence MGLKGGNCRKLKQPTTGRAYVMQDEQAEPDMTLITAGIATYALLDSGATYSFISESFMKKLRILPVDVESGFKVIVPSGEHMVSSSMVKDVELKLQKNIIRLDLIVLPMCEFEIILGMDWLTLNGATIDFSTEVDIY